A genomic region of Thermodesulfobacteriota bacterium contains the following coding sequences:
- a CDS encoding class I SAM-dependent methyltransferase → MDNPVRTSDKARAFDKAYQGSEMYYGWEVRPEFEDFFGRRNMVGWRALDLGAGEGRYSIYAARRGCTVTAVDFSASGLDKLRDIAGRERLAVVTELCDLASYSFRTGGFDLVIAATILDHLGDRDRNRAIRGIRDSLKPEGILYVNVFTTADPGCSAAIDRTTEPGISDTSFGMAHYFAPGELKDCFSGMSEIYYYEGVEEDLSHGRPHHHGWASLIARKEGC, encoded by the coding sequence ATGGATAATCCTGTCAGGACAAGCGACAAGGCGCGGGCGTTTGATAAAGCCTATCAGGGATCGGAAATGTATTACGGCTGGGAAGTCCGGCCCGAGTTTGAGGACTTCTTCGGCCGCCGGAATATGGTGGGGTGGCGGGCGCTTGACCTGGGAGCGGGGGAGGGCCGGTATTCCATTTACGCGGCCAGAAGGGGCTGCACGGTTACGGCCGTTGATTTTTCCGCTTCCGGCCTGGACAAGCTCCGCGATATCGCCGGTCGGGAACGACTGGCGGTGGTCACCGAACTTTGCGATCTGGCGTCCTATTCGTTCCGGACCGGGGGCTTTGACCTGGTGATCGCGGCCACTATCCTGGATCATCTGGGCGACCGCGACCGGAATCGCGCCATCCGGGGGATCAGGGACTCCCTGAAACCGGAAGGGATTTTATACGTCAACGTGTTTACCACAGCGGATCCAGGATGCAGCGCCGCCATCGACCGGACCACGGAACCCGGCATCAGCGATACCTCCTTCGGCATGGCCCACTATTTTGCCCCGGGTGAACTGAAGGACTGCTTTTCCGGGATGTCCGAAATTTATTATTATGAAGGCGTGGAGGAAGACCTCTCTCATGGACGGCCTCATCACCATGGCTGGGCCAGTCTGATCGCGCGAAAAGAGGGTTGCTAA
- a CDS encoding peptidylprolyl isomerase, with translation MHHHTIRIALSMISAVFLFIIISSLPISAPAAEPAAQVILETDLGAITLELDRDKAPRTVDNFIQYVQDGYYNGTIFHRVIPDFMIQGGGLTADMQAKQPRPPILNEADNGLTNLRGTIAMARTAEPDSATCQFFINHKDNPRLNHRGKNPVEWGYCVFGRVIKGMEVVDAIAAQPTHTVDSWQNVPVKPIVIKKAALPRPAAP, from the coding sequence ATGCATCACCATACTATCCGGATCGCTCTGTCGATGATTTCCGCGGTCTTCCTGTTTATAATCATTTCATCGCTGCCGATATCGGCTCCGGCGGCGGAACCGGCCGCGCAGGTTATTCTTGAAACCGATCTCGGCGCCATCACCCTTGAACTGGATCGCGACAAAGCGCCGCGTACGGTAGACAATTTCATTCAGTATGTTCAGGACGGTTATTATAACGGCACCATATTCCATCGGGTCATCCCTGACTTCATGATTCAGGGCGGTGGACTCACCGCCGACATGCAGGCCAAACAGCCCCGCCCGCCGATTCTCAACGAGGCCGACAACGGCCTGACCAATCTTCGGGGTACCATCGCCATGGCCAGAACTGCCGAACCCGACTCCGCCACCTGCCAGTTTTTCATCAATCACAAGGACAATCCGCGTTTAAATCATCGCGGCAAAAATCCGGTAGAATGGGGTTACTGCGTGTTCGGCCGGGTCATTAAAGGCATGGAGGTGGTCGACGCCATCGCCGCACAACCCACCCATACCGTTGACTCCTGGCAGAATGTACCCGTAAAACCGATCGTCATTAAAAAGGCGGCGCTCCCGCGTCCGGCCGCCCCATAG
- a CDS encoding DUF362 domain-containing protein yields the protein MISILTYRDHLTIQKAIELVNGFEKLRSGDKIMIKPNAVGADPNMPYYGMMTTATVVEGVVRALLAFGCRPENITIGDGGASRRELGLNTRIILTAMGMRHISKKYGVHLMDFNEAPMTPVECGNLKLDIARPVLETDFLINVPVPKYHDQTLITLSLKNLKGCLAPASKRRCHTARLEDHIAAFNTKIPCHLTVMDGIYFLRGGGPMIDSGEPCRKNMIMAGTDRVEMDSAAAWILGVDPKKVRHLTTYARLTGRENAVGRVEWTGENAESFREPPFSGDMEVFGHNFQRAGITGIHLQPPGQTWCTGCNISLRAALYMLCKDNPGHDFGGVEILCGKQTRARGDCDRTILFGDCPTRTNARNKAIKNCLEITGCPPSFVKAYPAMARFLLPAPRAMYQVVKNLALGGLTHTGLYRMRFPFFDRLTASPEFDPRDFHRKSP from the coding sequence ATGATTTCAATACTGACCTACAGGGACCACCTGACAATCCAGAAAGCCATTGAACTGGTCAACGGTTTTGAGAAACTTCGTTCCGGCGACAAGATCATGATCAAGCCAAACGCCGTCGGGGCCGATCCCAACATGCCCTACTACGGCATGATGACCACCGCTACGGTGGTGGAGGGGGTTGTTCGCGCCTTGCTGGCCTTCGGCTGCCGGCCTGAAAACATCACCATCGGCGACGGCGGCGCCTCCCGCCGGGAGCTGGGTCTGAACACGCGCATTATCCTTACGGCCATGGGCATGCGGCATATATCAAAAAAGTACGGCGTTCACCTGATGGATTTTAATGAAGCACCCATGACCCCGGTTGAATGCGGAAATCTGAAACTGGATATCGCCCGGCCGGTGCTGGAAACCGACTTCCTTATTAATGTGCCTGTCCCCAAATATCATGACCAGACCCTGATCACCCTGAGCCTGAAAAACCTGAAAGGCTGCCTGGCTCCGGCGTCAAAACGCCGCTGTCACACAGCCCGGCTGGAGGACCATATCGCCGCCTTTAACACGAAAATCCCCTGCCATCTGACCGTAATGGACGGGATCTATTTCCTGAGAGGCGGCGGTCCCATGATCGACTCGGGCGAGCCCTGCCGCAAAAATATGATCATGGCCGGCACCGACCGCGTGGAAATGGATTCAGCCGCGGCCTGGATCCTGGGGGTAGACCCGAAAAAGGTCCGGCATTTGACTACCTATGCCCGGCTGACGGGCCGGGAGAATGCCGTCGGCCGGGTGGAGTGGACCGGAGAAAATGCGGAATCCTTTCGGGAGCCGCCTTTTAGCGGCGACATGGAGGTGTTCGGCCATAATTTCCAGCGGGCCGGGATTACCGGCATCCATCTGCAGCCGCCGGGACAGACCTGGTGCACCGGCTGCAATATCAGCCTGCGGGCGGCCCTCTACATGCTCTGCAAGGACAATCCCGGCCATGATTTCGGCGGCGTGGAAATCCTGTGCGGCAAGCAGACCCGCGCCCGGGGAGACTGCGACCGCACCATCCTGTTCGGCGACTGCCCGACCAGGACCAACGCCAGGAATAAGGCCATAAAAAATTGCCTGGAAATCACCGGCTGCCCGCCGTCGTTTGTCAAGGCCTATCCGGCCATGGCCCGTTTTCTGCTGCCCGCCCCCCGGGCAATGTATCAGGTGGTCAAAAACCTGGCCCTGGGCGGACTGACTCACACGGGCCTGTACCGGATGCGATTTCCTTTTTTTGACCGGTTGACGGCCTCCCCGGAATTCGATCCGCGGGATTTTCACCGGAAGTCACCTTAG
- a CDS encoding acyltransferase — protein MPRLTFIDSLRGLSIVWVVLFHMLYIPVPNPEIPAWARPWVARGDMGVTLFFIISAFSLCYTMGHYRGHDRSLLSFYLRRFIRIAPLYYVLLLVHIYRGWRYYTHGKNRLDISDWSANLLFVFNLFADNQVGIVWACWAIGVLAIFYLIFPLLYQFFDNIWKCLVLVVLTLLLAHALEPILGRQYFQWSFLRHLPMFAIGMLVFYALNRIAEIRGKRIIGAALMCLSLLFFVLLLRRDLISYYWQGLVFSSLILGLAFSPFTLIVNRSTLFLGKISYSMYLWHPLLVFWLIPYYRAVSGLTIPLSVKYAIVVTSTLALLLVISYLSNRFIEEPGAKAGKKFQHRLLAGSNSGDG, from the coding sequence ATGCCAAGGCTTACCTTTATTGATTCCCTGAGGGGACTGTCCATCGTCTGGGTCGTCCTCTTTCATATGCTGTATATTCCCGTACCGAATCCGGAAATCCCCGCCTGGGCACGCCCCTGGGTCGCCCGGGGGGATATGGGCGTCACGCTGTTTTTTATCATCAGCGCCTTTTCGTTATGTTATACAATGGGGCACTACCGGGGTCATGACAGATCACTCCTGTCCTTCTATCTGCGCCGCTTTATCCGTATTGCCCCGCTGTACTATGTCCTTCTCCTGGTCCACATTTATCGTGGCTGGCGCTATTATACTCACGGCAAGAACCGCCTGGATATTTCCGACTGGTCGGCCAATCTTCTTTTTGTATTTAATCTCTTTGCGGACAACCAGGTGGGTATCGTCTGGGCCTGCTGGGCCATCGGCGTGCTGGCGATCTTCTATCTGATTTTTCCCCTGCTCTATCAATTTTTCGACAACATTTGGAAATGCCTCGTCCTGGTTGTCCTGACGCTGCTGCTGGCGCACGCCCTGGAGCCGATTCTGGGTCGCCAGTATTTCCAGTGGTCCTTCCTGCGACACCTGCCGATGTTCGCCATCGGCATGCTGGTCTTTTATGCACTGAACCGGATCGCTGAAATCAGAGGGAAACGAATCATCGGCGCAGCACTGATGTGTTTATCCCTGCTGTTCTTTGTTCTGCTGTTACGCCGGGATCTGATTTCCTATTACTGGCAGGGGCTCGTCTTTTCCTCCCTTATACTGGGTCTCGCTTTCAGTCCATTTACGCTTATCGTCAACCGGAGTACCCTCTTCCTCGGCAAAATCAGTTATTCGATGTATTTATGGCACCCTTTGCTGGTCTTCTGGCTGATCCCGTATTATCGTGCTGTGTCCGGCCTGACCATTCCGCTATCCGTCAAGTATGCGATCGTTGTAACGTCGACCCTGGCATTGCTTCTGGTCATCTCATATCTTTCGAATCGTTTTATTGAAGAGCCCGGAGCAAAAGCCGGAAAAAAGTTCCAACATCGATTATTGGCGGGCAGTAATTCAGGGGACGGGTAA
- the mamK gene encoding MamK family actin-like protein: MKPKDNEQILFVGIDLGTSRSSISASNGTREWVQSFVGWPKDFIAQQVVGKPVMFGAEALQHRLSLDLFRPLQHGVIKEGIERSEEAVKEIIKHLISLAGPETGRKIFAVVGVPADTLKVNKLAIRKAVADFAHSMMVVSEPFAVAYGMGLLNNAMVIDIGAGTTDFCIMHGTIPSEEDQKTILTAGDYIDDQLFSYLNEKFSNSKFNKNMVREFKEQFSFVREIPEEIRVELPVDGKPVMHDIKNEVRRACESIMPALMETTTEMIARFDPEFQVKIKNNIVLAGGGSLIRGIKEYVQDALKEYGPCNVKCVEDPLFAGSDGALKLAQDMPEKYWEQL; encoded by the coding sequence ATGAAGCCAAAAGACAATGAGCAGATCCTGTTTGTGGGTATCGACCTCGGAACATCGCGCAGTTCCATCTCCGCCAGCAATGGTACGCGGGAATGGGTTCAGAGCTTTGTCGGCTGGCCCAAGGATTTTATCGCCCAGCAGGTCGTGGGCAAGCCGGTCATGTTCGGCGCGGAAGCGCTCCAGCACCGCCTTTCCCTTGATCTGTTCCGGCCGCTGCAGCACGGCGTCATCAAGGAAGGCATCGAGCGGAGCGAAGAGGCGGTCAAGGAGATCATCAAGCATCTGATCAGCCTGGCGGGACCCGAGACCGGCCGGAAGATCTTCGCGGTGGTCGGCGTGCCCGCCGATACACTGAAAGTCAACAAGCTCGCCATCCGCAAAGCGGTGGCGGATTTCGCCCATTCGATGATGGTGGTGTCCGAGCCGTTTGCCGTCGCCTATGGAATGGGGCTGCTGAATAACGCCATGGTCATTGATATCGGAGCCGGCACTACGGATTTCTGCATCATGCACGGGACCATCCCTTCTGAAGAGGATCAGAAAACAATTCTGACCGCCGGCGACTACATCGACGATCAGCTGTTCAGTTACCTGAATGAAAAATTTTCCAACTCGAAGTTCAACAAGAACATGGTCAGGGAATTCAAGGAGCAGTTCAGCTTCGTGCGGGAGATCCCGGAGGAGATCCGGGTGGAACTGCCCGTGGACGGAAAACCGGTGATGCATGACATCAAGAATGAGGTCAGACGGGCCTGTGAAAGCATTATGCCGGCCCTGATGGAGACCACCACCGAGATGATCGCGCGATTTGATCCCGAGTTCCAGGTCAAGATCAAGAATAATATTGTTCTGGCCGGGGGCGGAAGCCTGATCCGGGGGATCAAGGAATACGTCCAGGATGCCCTCAAGGAATACGGCCCCTGCAACGTGAAATGCGTGGAGGACCCGTTGTTTGCCGGGTCCGACGGCGCTTTGAAGCTGGCCCAGGATATGCCCGAAAAATACTGGGAACAACTCTAG
- a CDS encoding N-acetylmuramoyl-L-alanine amidase has translation MMSSLLRNRESRLKEGILKGVYEDNLRIIGKGSYRRRKPSDYPYRKMLILLLLLLTAYVVQGSFSHLAVAPARYPAESIAASPKKLQPTSTGMGHVTENPPETDFNGTPPDRGGLVAPAAREGNSSESIAPLLVQTVMPDSPFPSESLVKPSDFNGLLERGNIPLSRMFGLGVKTIMIDPGHGGDDPGTIGSLGTKEKDITLDIARRLKERLEKHEGYNILMTREDDATLPLQRRVYTARESRADLFVSIHINYLPKKPINIIETYYFGPSSDPKIMRLAEKENVGSEYALSDFKQMIEKIGDTLKLQESRNLATSIQKELFVSSRRQNSHIYNYGVKRAPFVVLLGVDVPSVLTEVSCMSNREEEVQLNTEAHRENIASYLEKGILDYLDKGDFIYEAKRQ, from the coding sequence ATGATGTCGTCATTATTAAGAAACAGGGAATCAAGGCTGAAAGAAGGCATCCTTAAAGGGGTGTATGAGGATAATCTCCGGATCATCGGCAAGGGTTCTTACCGGAGAAGGAAACCATCCGACTACCCCTATCGGAAAATGCTGATTCTTCTGCTCCTTCTGCTGACCGCCTATGTCGTTCAGGGGAGCTTTTCGCATCTGGCGGTCGCTCCGGCACGATACCCTGCCGAAAGTATCGCCGCTTCGCCGAAGAAACTTCAGCCGACCTCGACCGGGATGGGCCATGTGACGGAAAATCCGCCTGAAACGGATTTTAACGGGACTCCTCCCGATAGAGGTGGGCTTGTTGCGCCGGCCGCCAGGGAAGGCAATTCGTCCGAAAGCATCGCGCCGCTGCTCGTTCAGACGGTCATGCCGGATTCGCCCTTTCCGTCGGAGAGTCTGGTCAAGCCGTCGGATTTCAACGGCCTTCTGGAAAGGGGCAATATCCCGTTAAGCCGAATGTTCGGCCTGGGAGTTAAAACCATCATGATCGATCCCGGGCACGGCGGTGACGATCCCGGAACGATCGGAAGCCTCGGTACAAAAGAAAAGGACATTACCCTTGACATCGCCAGAAGACTGAAGGAGCGGCTGGAGAAACACGAGGGATATAACATTTTAATGACCCGTGAGGATGACGCGACCCTGCCCCTTCAGCGGCGAGTGTATACGGCCCGGGAGAGCAGGGCCGATCTGTTTGTATCGATTCACATCAATTATCTGCCGAAAAAACCGATCAATATTATCGAGACTTACTATTTCGGCCCGTCTTCCGATCCGAAAATCATGCGGCTGGCGGAAAAGGAAAATGTCGGATCGGAATATGCCTTGAGCGACTTCAAACAGATGATCGAGAAAATCGGCGATACGTTAAAACTCCAGGAATCCAGAAACCTGGCCACCTCCATTCAGAAGGAGTTGTTTGTATCCAGCCGCCGGCAGAACAGTCACATTTATAATTATGGCGTGAAAAGGGCGCCGTTTGTGGTGCTTCTGGGGGTCGACGTCCCTTCGGTCCTCACCGAAGTTTCCTGCATGAGCAACCGGGAGGAAGAGGTGCAGCTGAACACCGAAGCTCACCGGGAAAATATCGCCAGTTATCTTGAAAAGGGAATACTTGATTATTTGGATAAAGGAGATTTCATTTATGAAGCCAAAAGACAATGA
- a CDS encoding ATP-dependent Clp protease ATP-binding subunit yields the protein MKRLSPGASAAWAAAVSETVYSGSEYIEKEHLFMAVFSLDKVVAASPRDLNISDVDYARLKGEYQILAGALSGLGRSMADIRRRTRSLQGRGKYVHPPGAVVHRSAECKGVFQSAESHSRSGEITAVDLLASILDSPGSVITAAIESLGVSPAQFQSLINAAAAGPAPAGAAMPEVPGGPVNPAVTPTLALYGRNLNEEAAAGRLGPFIGRRKELLHIIQTLARSKKNNPVIVGEAGVGKTAIVEALAMRIVEGKDPAVLSGKRIIELNLGALQAGTKYRGEFEERLTKIIAEVRSQPGTIVFIDEIHNMIGAGRAEGSMDAANMLKPVLARGEFSCIGATTIDEYRRHIEQDPALARRFEMVLIEEPDRNETVAILKGIRPRWEKHYGVTVSDRAIDAAVDLAIRFDPDHRLPDKAIDLVDKAGARAKIPVLSMIPGAARGLPDETSGGVVDKTAVAQVLSDKTGIPLEIIAGHEGRSGGARILDLKKHLGRRIIGQKDAVRRICEKLKIAYSGITRRKGSVAVFLFLGPTGVGKTETARALAEFLFGRPDAMIRLDMSEFMEEHSAAKLIGSPPGYIGYEEEGQLTGRLRTRPFSIVLIDEVEKAHPRIFDLFLQVFDDGRITDSKGRTVDAKNAIFIMTSNLAVTTGGDNAVGFVSRVADTAAPSTADLMESLSGFFRKEFVNRIDEIILFNPLDEAAVGKIAQMICLDILSGLREKYGVTLKISKEAFGQMVNRGFSPEFGARELKRTIDQMLQAPLAAMALDGKFAERKVWRARVEADRIAIVPVR from the coding sequence ATGAAGCGGCTTTCTCCCGGAGCAAGCGCGGCCTGGGCCGCGGCGGTCAGCGAAACCGTTTATTCCGGATCGGAATATATCGAAAAAGAGCATCTGTTCATGGCGGTTTTCAGCCTGGACAAAGTGGTCGCCGCCTCTCCCCGGGATCTGAATATCTCCGATGTCGATTACGCGCGACTCAAGGGCGAGTACCAGATCCTTGCAGGCGCGCTGTCCGGCCTCGGCCGGTCCATGGCCGATATCCGCCGCCGGACGCGATCGCTTCAGGGCCGTGGAAAATACGTTCATCCTCCCGGCGCCGTGGTCCACCGGAGCGCGGAATGCAAAGGCGTTTTCCAGTCCGCCGAATCGCATTCCCGGTCCGGAGAAATCACCGCTGTCGATCTGCTGGCCTCCATCCTGGATTCACCGGGGTCCGTCATTACCGCGGCCATCGAAAGCCTGGGGGTATCACCGGCGCAATTCCAATCCCTGATCAACGCCGCCGCGGCAGGTCCTGCCCCCGCCGGCGCCGCCATGCCGGAGGTCCCCGGCGGTCCGGTAAATCCCGCTGTCACCCCGACCCTGGCGCTGTATGGCCGGAATCTGAACGAAGAAGCCGCGGCCGGCCGGCTCGGGCCTTTTATCGGTCGCAGGAAGGAACTGCTTCATATCATCCAGACCCTGGCCCGGTCAAAAAAGAACAACCCGGTGATTGTCGGAGAAGCCGGGGTAGGGAAGACCGCCATCGTCGAAGCCCTGGCAATGAGGATCGTGGAGGGCAAGGACCCGGCTGTATTGTCCGGCAAGCGGATCATCGAACTCAACCTGGGCGCGCTCCAGGCCGGGACAAAGTACCGGGGAGAATTTGAAGAACGGCTGACGAAGATCATCGCCGAGGTCAGAAGCCAGCCCGGCACGATTGTCTTTATCGACGAAATCCACAACATGATCGGCGCCGGCCGGGCCGAAGGGAGCATGGACGCGGCCAATATGTTAAAGCCGGTACTGGCCCGGGGCGAATTTTCCTGCATCGGCGCCACGACCATTGACGAATACCGTCGGCATATTGAACAGGATCCGGCCCTGGCCAGAAGATTTGAAATGGTCCTGATCGAGGAACCGGACCGGAATGAGACCGTTGCCATCCTAAAAGGTATCCGGCCCCGCTGGGAAAAGCATTACGGCGTCACCGTCAGCGACCGGGCGATAGATGCCGCCGTGGACCTGGCCATCCGGTTTGACCCGGATCACCGCCTGCCGGACAAGGCCATCGACCTGGTCGACAAGGCCGGCGCCAGGGCGAAGATCCCGGTTTTGAGCATGATCCCGGGCGCCGCGAGAGGCCTGCCCGACGAGACTTCGGGAGGCGTCGTCGACAAGACGGCCGTGGCGCAGGTCTTGTCCGACAAGACCGGCATCCCCCTGGAGATCATCGCCGGCCATGAGGGCCGGTCCGGCGGTGCCAGGATACTGGACCTGAAAAAGCACCTCGGACGACGAATCATCGGGCAGAAAGATGCCGTCCGCCGGATTTGCGAAAAACTCAAGATCGCCTATTCCGGTATTACCCGCCGGAAGGGATCGGTGGCTGTTTTCCTTTTCCTTGGTCCCACCGGCGTGGGCAAAACCGAGACCGCCAGAGCCCTGGCTGAATTCCTGTTCGGCCGGCCGGACGCAATGATCCGCCTGGACATGTCGGAGTTCATGGAAGAGCATTCGGCGGCCAAACTGATCGGGTCTCCCCCGGGATATATCGGCTATGAAGAGGAGGGGCAGCTCACCGGCCGGCTGCGGACCCGACCGTTCTCCATTGTTCTGATTGACGAGGTGGAAAAGGCCCATCCCCGGATCTTTGACTTGTTCCTCCAGGTATTTGACGACGGCCGCATCACCGATTCAAAGGGACGGACCGTGGACGCAAAAAACGCCATTTTTATCATGACCTCCAACCTGGCCGTCACCACCGGCGGGGACAACGCGGTGGGCTTCGTTTCTCGGGTGGCGGACACGGCGGCCCCCTCGACCGCCGACCTGATGGAATCCCTGTCGGGATTTTTTCGCAAGGAATTCGTCAACCGCATTGACGAGATCATTCTCTTCAATCCCCTGGACGAGGCCGCCGTCGGCAAAATCGCCCAGATGATCTGCCTGGATATCCTGTCCGGCCTGAGGGAAAAATACGGCGTTACCCTGAAGATTTCAAAAGAGGCCTTCGGCCAGATGGTCAACCGGGGGTTCAGCCCGGAATTCGGGGCGCGGGAGCTCAAACGAACCATCGATCAGATGCTTCAGGCGCCTCTTGCCGCCATGGCCCTGGATGGAAAGTTCGCGGAGCGGAAAGTCTGGAGGGCCCGTGTTGAAGCTGACCGCATAGCGATCGTGCCGGTCCGTTAA